The Desulfomicrobium macestii nucleotide sequence AGACGACTCGTCCCCGATTATCCCGGACCTCGACCAGACGATCCACGGAAGCCTTCTCCTCGCCCTCCAGATTGGCCGAAGCCGCCGCCGTCAGGGCCGCGACATGATCGTCGATATACGCGTCATTGCTCTCGGCCACATTGGAGATCAGGTCACGCAACTTGTCGAAGGCCAAAAGGACGATGTTGACCACTTCGGGCTCCGGGACAAGCTCGCGATTGCGGACCATGTCCAGGATGTTTTCGATCTTGTGTCCCAGGTCCTTGATCTTGGTCAGACCCAGAAATCCGGCACCCCCCTTGATGGAATGCGCCGCGCGAAAAACCTTGTTGACCAGCTCGACATCGATATCCGCACCCGCCTGTTCAATGGCCAGCAAATCGTTCTCGATATCCCCGAGGTGCTCGGCTGCTTCTTCCACGTACATTTGGAGAGTTTCGTCATCCATCATCATTGTGCGAACTCCATATGGATTTCAATTTATGAGGCCTTCTCCCGCGCCCGCGGGCACCGGTCCCAAGCGCCCGGGCTTGCGCCCGCGCTCCGGATCTAAAAAAAACGACCGGGAACGATCTGCCCTCCCCTGGCTCCCGCCATTGGCAACAAAGGGCATTTCTCACCTGCAACGATGGCGGGCATTTGCCGCCTGACCGCGTTATGAGTCCAGGTTCAGATGCTGGTCAAGACGCATCGACTTGAAAAGTTTGATTATATTTCCTGAAGCGTTGACAATGATCAACTTCCCGCCTTTTTTCTTCATGGAATTGTGCGTGGCAATGATCACTCCGATACCTATGGAGTCCATCATCCCCGCCCCGGTCAGATCGATACGCACCTCCGCCGGGGAGTCCGCCAGCAACGAAGCCAGCTCCTGCTTGAACTCCGGAACCATGGAGGACACAAGATCCTGACCCGGGGTGATGGTGGCAATATTCCCTTCGCGGACGATAGCAGACATAGGCGGCTCCTTAGGAGAAAAATCATGGCTGGGAGGACCTTCTTACACACGGGTCCATACGATATCAATCTACATCACTGGTAATAATTTGCAACAATTACTGATCATTGCTCCCAAAATTTCGCATACGCGCGCTACCCGCCCTACATAATCCCGTACACAGCCAACATAAAAGACGTTTTTCGCGTATGCCGAGAATATGCGCTTTGCCCTTGTCAACATTCTGATTTTCTGGAAAATATAAGTTTGCTTGTCGTTAACCGGCTAAAAAGCGTGGATACGCATAAACCATTACCCAAGAAAAATTTCCTGATGACATCCACCCAGCACGCGCCGAACACCGAACCACCCGTCACTACCAGTATCCTGCTGGTCGAAGACAACGCCATTGTCGCCTTCGACATGCAGCAACGGCTGCAAAAGCTCGGGTACCAGGTCCAGGGCATCATCACCTCCGGCGAGGAAGCCATCGCCGCAGTTGCACGGCAAGCGCCGTCACTGATCCTCATGGACATCTTTCTCGATGGGCGCATCGACGGCATCGAAGCGGCCAAGGCCATCCTTGAAAACACGCAGATCCCCATCATCTTCCTGACCGCCCATGACGACGAAGAAACCCTTGGGCGCGCCAAGATCACCGAGACCTTCGGCTACATCATAAAACCCGCCGAATCCCGGGACCTGCACGTAGCCATCGAAATCGCCCTCTACAAGCATTCCGCCGCGCAGGCGCTCCAGAAGAGCGAACAGCAGTACAGGCTGCTTTTCGATTCCATGCTGAACGGCTTCGCCCTGCACGAGGTCGTGACCGACGCTTCGGGAAAACCCAGGGATCTGCTCTTCCTCGACGTCAACCCGGCCTTTGCCAGCTTCTTCGGCCTGCCCGCAAAAGACATCGTCGGACGCAGCCTGCGTCAGCTTTCGGAAAAGGTCGAACCTTACTGGATCGACATCCTCGCCAAGACCGCCATGACCCGCGAGTCGATCCGCTTCGACAGCTTCGCGGGATTCGTGGGCAAACATTTCTCCGTGGTCGCCTTCAGCCCCCAGCCCAGGCAGGTGGCCGCCATATTCGAGGACACCACCAAGCGCAAGGACGCCGAAAAGCATCTGCAGCACCGAACCTTCCACGACGCCCTGACCAACCTGCCCAACCGCGCCCTCTGCCTGGACCGCATCCAGCAGGCCATGGAGCGCAGCCAGGTACGCGACGACTACCTCTTTGCCGTCGTGCAGGTCGATATCGACCGCTTCAAGGACGTCAACGACAGCCTCGGGCATCTTGTCGGCGACCAGCTGTTGCAGTCCATAGGCCACATCCTGCTTGATACCGTGTCCGCGGTGGACACGGTGGCACGCCTTGGCGACGACGAGTTCGTGGTGCTGCTGGAGGAATTGCCATCCAGGAAAGCGGGCACGGCCACCATCAAAAAAATCAAGTCCGCCCTGAACCGCACCCTGGACATCGAACATCATCCCATCCACATCAGTGCGTGTTTCGGCGCTCTCTTCGGGCCCAACGAATACACCTCGCCCGAATACTTTCTGCAGGGAGCCAACATCGCCCTGCGCCACGCCCAGGAACAGGGCCTGGACCAGCTGCGCTTTTACGCGCCGGAAATGCAGGACAAGGCCCTCAGGAAACTGGACACGGAAACACGGCTGCGCAACGCCATCAGCGAAAACGAGTTCTTCCTGGCCCTGCAACCAATTTTCTCCATCGGCCAGAACCCGACCCTGAGCGGCTTCGAAGCCCTCTTGCGCTGGAAGCCCAAGGACAAGGACTGGGTTCCCCCCAGCGAATTCATCCCCATTGCCGAACAGACCGGGCTCATCCTGCCCATCGGACAATGGGTGCTGGAGCAATCCTGCAAGGTATTGCGATCCTGGGCCGAAAAATACCCGGAAAATGCCTTCAGCGTGTCCGTCAACCTGTCCGCGCGCCAGTTCTCCGATCCCGATCTGGTGCAAAACCTGTTCAACTGCATCCGCCACAACCGCATCAACCCATTGCAGCTCAAGCTCGAGATCACGGAAAGCGACGTCATGACCAACCCCGAGGCGACGATCCAGAAGCTTCGCATCATGAAGGAGCTCGGCATGGCCATTCTGGTCGATGATTTCGGCACGGGCTACTCGTCCATGAGCTACCTGCAACGCTTTCCCATCGACACGCTCAAAATCGACCGCAGTTTCGTGACTCATCTGGACAAGCACGCCAACCGCGTCATCGTGCGCACCATCGTCAACCTGGCCCACAGCCTTGGCCTGTCCGTGGTGGCCGAGGGCATCGAGACCGAAGCCCAATACCTGACGCTCAGGGAGATGGGCTGCGAATACGCGCAGGGCTACCATTTCTCCAAACCCATCCTGCTCGACCAGATCGACGAGTTCATCCGCGAACACATCTGAAAAAAGAGAGAGCGCTCCCGTCATGAAACGGCAACGCCCCTCTTTATCGTCAACTGATCCCGGAAATGAAGCCTAGCCCTTTGTAATAATGCTCTTGGCGGGGATGAGGCCCGTCGCCGCGGCCGAAACGATGTTTCCAGCCACTCCGGGTCCGTCTCCGGCCACGTAGAGTCCCCCGATAGCGGTCTGCAGATTTTCGTCGCATTCCACCTGCGTGGCGAAGAACTTGATCTCCGGCGCATACAGGAGCGTTTCGTCGTTGGCCACGCCCGGCACGACCTGGTTGAGCTTTTCGAGGCCCTCGACCAGGTTGGCCAGAATGCGCTCGGGCAGGGCCATGGCGATGTCGCCGCAGACCACCTTCTTCAAGGTTGGCTCGATGTAGCTGTTGCGGATGCGGTTCCAGGTGGAGCGGCGGCCGCGCTTCAAATCGCCGAAACGCTGCAGGATGGGCTTTCCGCCCCCGATCAGGGTCGCCAGGCGGCCGATGGATTCGCCATAGGCTTGGTTATCCGTGACGGGCTCGTTCAGGACCACCTTGGACAGGAAGGCGAAGTTGGTGTTCTCGCTTTTCTTGTCCATGTAGGCATGGCCGTTGACGCAGACGAAATCCTGGTAGTTTTCCTGGGCGATGAACCCGCCGTAGTTGGTGCAGAAGGTACGGGTCAGGTCGTCGTACTTGGAGGTGCGGATGAAGAAGGTCGGATCGTAGATGATGGAGCACAGGTCCTGCATGATCTCGTTGTGCACTTCCACGCGCACCCCGACCTCGATGCCGCGCTGGGTCACGGCCAGACCGTGGCGCTGCACGAGCTGGCCGACCCATTCGGCCCCCACCCTGCCCGGAGCCAGAATGACGTTATCCGCCAGATACTCGCCCTTGGCCGTGGTCACGCCGCGCACCCTGCCGCCCTCGACCAGGATGTCGACCACCTCCTCCTTGGTGCGCACGGTCACG carries:
- a CDS encoding NAD(P)/FAD-dependent oxidoreductase, with protein sequence MQKKVHDVIIVGGGPAGLFAAYHLAEHASLDVLVIEKGRDSLIRNCPMTEAQDCIHCKPCNILAGMGGAGLFSDGKLNFIPKLGKTDLTQFMSLGKATELIDETEAIFNRFGMDGKVYPTNIDEARSIRKEARKFGIDLLVIKQKHLGSDNLPGHITGMVEYIKSKGVTVRTKEEVVDILVEGGRVRGVTTAKGEYLADNVILAPGRVGAEWVGQLVQRHGLAVTQRGIEVGVRVEVHNEIMQDLCSIIYDPTFFIRTSKYDDLTRTFCTNYGGFIAQENYQDFVCVNGHAYMDKKSENTNFAFLSKVVLNEPVTDNQAYGESIGRLATLIGGGKPILQRFGDLKRGRRSTWNRIRNSYIEPTLKKVVCGDIAMALPERILANLVEGLEKLNQVVPGVANDETLLYAPEIKFFATQVECDENLQTAIGGLYVAGDGPGVAGNIVSAAATGLIPAKSIITKG
- a CDS encoding STAS domain-containing protein — its product is MSAIVREGNIATITPGQDLVSSMVPEFKQELASLLADSPAEVRIDLTGAGMMDSIGIGVIIATHNSMKKKGGKLIIVNASGNIIKLFKSMRLDQHLNLDS
- a CDS encoding putative bifunctional diguanylate cyclase/phosphodiesterase, producing the protein MTSTQHAPNTEPPVTTSILLVEDNAIVAFDMQQRLQKLGYQVQGIITSGEEAIAAVARQAPSLILMDIFLDGRIDGIEAAKAILENTQIPIIFLTAHDDEETLGRAKITETFGYIIKPAESRDLHVAIEIALYKHSAAQALQKSEQQYRLLFDSMLNGFALHEVVTDASGKPRDLLFLDVNPAFASFFGLPAKDIVGRSLRQLSEKVEPYWIDILAKTAMTRESIRFDSFAGFVGKHFSVVAFSPQPRQVAAIFEDTTKRKDAEKHLQHRTFHDALTNLPNRALCLDRIQQAMERSQVRDDYLFAVVQVDIDRFKDVNDSLGHLVGDQLLQSIGHILLDTVSAVDTVARLGDDEFVVLLEELPSRKAGTATIKKIKSALNRTLDIEHHPIHISACFGALFGPNEYTSPEYFLQGANIALRHAQEQGLDQLRFYAPEMQDKALRKLDTETRLRNAISENEFFLALQPIFSIGQNPTLSGFEALLRWKPKDKDWVPPSEFIPIAEQTGLILPIGQWVLEQSCKVLRSWAEKYPENAFSVSVNLSARQFSDPDLVQNLFNCIRHNRINPLQLKLEITESDVMTNPEATIQKLRIMKELGMAILVDDFGTGYSSMSYLQRFPIDTLKIDRSFVTHLDKHANRVIVRTIVNLAHSLGLSVVAEGIETEAQYLTLREMGCEYAQGYHFSKPILLDQIDEFIREHI